CTATATTTTAAGCGTTCCGAAAGAGATTATAAACGAACACCCTCTTCAATTTTATTCACAAAATACTATTCATTAAAAAATAAGCATAAATATCTACTACAGTCATATGTAACCTTTCCAACAACAGGTGTTATGTCGTCAAAATACTTATCAGAAAGTATAAGGATCTAAGAACATAAACCTTACAACAATGGAGAAAAACCCGCTACACAAATGGAGACCCTTTTTTATAACTGTTGGTCTATCTGTAAGCCTTTCACTAACACTGATGGCTTTTGAATGGAAAACATATAATGATGAGACGCTTATTTCTTTAGGAAAACTACAATTGGATGAAGAGAAACCTGAACTTCCACCAATTACCAAAATGAAACCGCCTCAGCCTCCTAAAGTCATAACTGCCCCAAAAATTGTGGAAGTTGATGACACAGAGCTTATCAAGGATATCAAGGTTGATTTTATTGAATTTGACCCTGATATGGACATTGAAGAAATAGAGGAAACAACTCAAATAGAAGAAGTGATTGGTGATGAACCTTTTGATATTGTAGAAGAAAATGCTTTGCCAGAAGGTGGAATGGGAACTTTCCTAAAATGGGTGGCTGGCAATATTAGATACCCTTCTCAAGCCAAAAGAATGCAGGTAGAAGGTACAGTATATGTACAGTTCATTGTTAATAAAGATGGAAATCTAACAGACTTCCAGGTAATGAGAGGTATAGGAGGAGGTTGTGATGAAGAAGCTGTAAGAGTCCTGAAAAAAGCGACAAGCTGGAAACCTGCGAAACAAAGGGGAAGGCCTGTAAGACAAAGAATGGTATTGCCTGTAAAGTTTAGATTGCAGTAAATAAAAAAGCTGGTATACACTGTATCAGTGTATACCAGCTATATTTTTAAACAGGATT
This portion of the Limibacter armeniacum genome encodes:
- a CDS encoding energy transducer TonB; translated protein: MEKNPLHKWRPFFITVGLSVSLSLTLMAFEWKTYNDETLISLGKLQLDEEKPELPPITKMKPPQPPKVITAPKIVEVDDTELIKDIKVDFIEFDPDMDIEEIEETTQIEEVIGDEPFDIVEENALPEGGMGTFLKWVAGNIRYPSQAKRMQVEGTVYVQFIVNKDGNLTDFQVMRGIGGGCDEEAVRVLKKATSWKPAKQRGRPVRQRMVLPVKFRLQ